From Vicia villosa cultivar HV-30 ecotype Madison, WI unplaced genomic scaffold, Vvil1.0 ctg.002007F_1_1, whole genome shotgun sequence, one genomic window encodes:
- the LOC131637457 gene encoding uncharacterized protein LOC131637457: protein MIPSFLYRLISRLIAAVMAFFQFQTKEQPLSLKLLVDTDTNKVVFAEADKDFVDILCSFLTFPLGTIAKLVQKDSEMGPITIGCLNSLNQSVDNLGLLTNYNSSEDYYQFLKINIDDTMPTNYFMCSRFDEFYYQCCYLSLGTKKHYCEFGHPLSRLLSLSLPMFQFCLGFVKFNRKFVISDDLIVLPYSMDHTIFDLTKNFGIKDTSSVKEMTVNVTKEKVLDLLKCSFFSKTSLTDVFLGVKPLIDRSRIFSCDVKDIIGGDIHISVKLVIRKSDDVILYAQGGQDFAELIIRFLTFPLGGVLRRLQGNNSMGSIDGFCKSIADLNEDEYFMSKNAKKRLLELSVMHYYCHVLGDSTPNQRKAKVTLYKSNEVCNGVQNLFKMKLVNTITTPAKEHPISYIKTHEMYMVADDLVVEPLLSPVSSVFLLNRFKTSLNDLEEKVVTIGIKESLGIFKEALNSTSALTNGLRHLLTQAKKEK from the exons ATGATTCCTTCTTTTCTTTACCGTTTGATTTCTCGTTTGATAGCTGCTGTTATGGCTTTTTTTCAGTTCCAAACTAAGGAGCAACCACTGTCTTTGAAGCTTCTGGTAGACACAGATACTAACAAAGTTGTATTTGCTGAAGCAGATAAAGATTTTGTCGACATTCTCTGCAGTTTCTTAACATTTCCATTAGGTACCATTGCAAAACTTGTTCAGAAAGACTCAGAAATGGGTCCAATTACAATTGGTTGTCTCAACTCTCTCAATCAAAGCGTGGATAATCTTGGCTTGTTGACTAATTATAACTCATCGGAAGATTACTACCAATTTCTCAAAATTAACATTGATGATACTATGCCCACAAATTACTTCATGTGTTCCAGGTTTGATgagttttattatcaatgttgTTATTTGAGCTTAGGCACCAAAAAGCATTATTGTGAATTTGGACATCCTTTGTCCCGTTTACTTTCCCTTTCATTACCCATGTTTCAGTTTTGCTTGGGATTTGTCAAGTTTAATAGAAAATTTGTCATTAGCGATGATTTAATTGTGTTGCCATACTCCATGGATCACACCATCTTTGATCTCACCAAAAACTTTGGAATTAAAGACACAAGCTCGGTtaaagaaatgactgtcaatgtcactaaagaaaag GTATTGGATCTTTTAAAGTGCTCGTTTTTTTCCAAGACGTCTCTAACCGATGTGTTTTTAGGAGTGAAACCTCTTATTGACAGATCAAGGATTTTCTCTTGTGATGTTAAAGACATTATTGGTGGTGATATTCATATCTCTGTGAAGCTGGTTATAAGAAAATCAGATGATGTTATATTGTATGCTCAAGGGGGACAAGATTTTGCAGAGTTGATTATACGATTTCTGACATTTCCGTTGGGAGGAGTTTTACGCAGGTTACAAGGGAATAATTCTATGGGGAGTATTGATGGATTTTGCAAGAGCATAGCCGATTTAAATGAAGACGAGTATTTCATGTCCAAAAATGCAAAGAAAAGGCTTCTGGAGCTAAGTGTTATGCATTATTATTGTCATGTTCTTGGTGATAGTACTCCCAATCAAAGAAAAGCTAAAGTCACACTTTACAAAAGTAATGAAGTTTGTAATGGTGTGCAAAATCTATTTAAAATGAAATTGGTTAATACCATTACCACGCCGGCTAAAGAACATCCTATAAGTTATATCAAGACACATGAAATGTATATGGTTGCAGATGATCTGGTCGTAGAGCCGTTGTTGTCTCCAGTTTCATCTGTATTTTTACTTAACCGTTTCAA